From the Terriglobales bacterium genome, one window contains:
- a CDS encoding DUF4097 family beta strand repeat-containing protein, which yields MWSTKIGMMLAGAVVVVSVTALGQQKKEFRYPVTNGAMVSIVNDYGPVSVKPSSGGNVLVNTSTRSNRVEVDGNQNGNRVEVRTHYLQHVGPEDGRVDYEVQVPPDASVTVHSAVGQISAERLVGDVTLEGESSSVQVRDFTNAHLHVRTVDGPVSLTNVRNSHVDVTSAGGDVTLSSVTGPKVYVNTTKGKIKYMGDLAGGGDYAFTNHSGDIDVAIPSTASVDVTARSVFGSVEDAFQFRPNAHMTFVPSQGKSFAGYSNSGGASLKLHSFTGKIKVHKQ from the coding sequence ATGTGGAGCACAAAGATCGGCATGATGCTAGCCGGCGCTGTCGTGGTGGTGTCTGTAACTGCCTTGGGCCAGCAAAAGAAGGAATTTCGTTACCCGGTCACCAACGGGGCAATGGTTTCGATTGTCAACGACTATGGCCCGGTTTCGGTCAAGCCATCCAGTGGCGGCAACGTGCTGGTGAATACCAGCACCCGCAGCAATAGGGTCGAGGTGGACGGAAACCAGAACGGAAACCGTGTCGAAGTCCGCACCCACTATCTTCAGCACGTCGGACCCGAGGATGGACGCGTGGACTACGAGGTGCAGGTTCCTCCCGATGCCAGCGTGACGGTTCATTCTGCCGTAGGTCAGATTAGCGCGGAGAGGTTAGTGGGCGACGTAACCTTGGAAGGCGAGTCCTCCAGCGTGCAGGTAAGGGACTTCACGAACGCACATCTTCACGTGCGCACGGTAGATGGCCCGGTTTCGCTAACGAATGTGCGTAACAGCCACGTGGATGTAACTTCGGCAGGCGGCGACGTTACGCTTTCCTCCGTAACTGGTCCCAAGGTTTACGTAAATACCACCAAGGGGAAGATCAAGTACATGGGCGATCTTGCCGGCGGTGGCGACTACGCCTTTACCAACCATTCCGGCGACATTGACGTAGCTATTCCCTCAACTGCTTCGGTGGACGTCACCGCGCGCTCGGTGTTTGGCAGCGTCGAAGACGCGTTTCAATTCCGTCCGAACGCGCACATGACCTTCGTGCCTTCGCAGGGCAAGTCGTTTGCCGGGTATTCAAATTCGGGCGGGGCATCGCTTAAACTGCATTCCTTCACCGGCAAGATCAAGGTCCACAAGCAGTAG